One Ammospiza caudacuta isolate bAmmCau1 chromosome 11, bAmmCau1.pri, whole genome shotgun sequence genomic window carries:
- the ECT2 gene encoding protein ECT2 isoform X4, whose amino-acid sequence MADSSTLVSETGRSLLADSSVLESKMIETSKENVFRAAVLDVEEEMPQIETRVVLVQEAGKREELQKALETIKIMEVPVIKIKESSPDKSEEKLIKSIIHMAIKMPYIKTDTIEELGDSDSPEFETIFVVSDFQAPIFSNLCKADCRVIGPPVLLHCAQKGEPLPFSCRPLYCASMLNLVLCFTGFRKKDELVKLVTLVHHMGGIIRRDFSSKVTHLVANSTHGDKFRIAVSLGIPIVKAEWIYKAWEKRNEIDFCAADDDFRNQFKVPPFQDCMLSFLGFSDDEKANMEEMTEMQGGHYLPVGDERCTHLVVEESTVKDLPFEPLKKLYVVKQEWFWGSIQMDARAGESMYLFEKSESPDFKKSVSLLSLSTPNSNRKRRRLKETLAQLTRETDLSPFPPRKRPSAEHSLSIGSLLDISNTPESSTANGETPKSCARPSKNSTPLPLKQSARWQVAKELYQTESNYVDILTTIIQLFQVPLEKEGQLGGPILAQEEIKTIFGSIPDILDVHTKIKEDLEDLMINWTESKSIGDIILKYSKDLLKTYPPFVNFFEMSKETITRCEKQKPRFHAFLKINQAKPECGRQSLAELLIRPVQRLPSVALLLNDIKKHTAEENPDKITLERAIESLKEVMTHINEDKRKTEAQRQFFDVVYEVDGCPANLLSSHRSLVQRLETVALGDDICDRGEQVTLFLFNDCLEIARKRHKVIGAFKSPHGHTRPPASLKHVVLMPLSQIKKVLDIRETEDCQKAFALVVRPPTELNNKLLSFQMTTEDPCKEDWLKMLCRHVANTICKADAENLIYVADPDSVEVNTKDMDSTLSRASRAIKKTSKKVTRAFSFSKTPKRALRRALMSHSATEGRSPSCSESFIGSRLTSASSLALLPPVLMLEVITGVVLGNSVHQILTEGVHSPSLVSLPSIFEKRSHTLSRSTTHLV is encoded by the exons ATGGCTGACAGCAGTACTCTGGTGTCTGAAACTGGGAGGAGCCTCTTGGCTGATTCTTCTGTTCTTGAGTCAAAAATGATAGAAACCTCCAAAGAGAATGTATTCCGTGCAGCTGTTCTGGATGTTGAAG AAGAAATGCCTCAAATAGAAACAAGAGTGGTTTTGGTTCAGGAAGCAGGGAAACGTGAGGAGCTTCAGAAAGCCTTGGAG ACCATTAAGATAATGGAAGTACCTGTTATAAAGATAAAGGAAAGTAGCCCTGAtaaatcagaagaaaaactaataaaaaGTATTATTCATATG GCAATTAAAATGCCCTACATAAAGACAGACACAATAGAAGAGCTTGGAGATTCTGATTCCCCTGAATTTGAGACGATCTTCGTTGTGTCAGACTTCCAAGCTCCCATCTTCAGCAACCTCTGCAAGGCAGACTGCAGAGTCATCGGGCCGCCGGTGCTGCTGCACTGTGCACAGAAAGGAGAG CCTTTACCTTTCTCCTGCCGTCCACTGTACTGTGCAAGTATGTTGAACTTGGTACTGTGCTTTACAGGATTCAGAAAGAAAGATGAATTA gttAAGCTTGTGACCTTGGTTCATCACATGGGTGGAATTATTAGAAGGGACTTCAGCTCAAAAGTTACTCATCTGGTGGCAAATTCAACACATGGAGACAAATTCAGA ATTGCTGTAAGCCTTGGTATTCCTATTGTGAAAGCAGAGTGGATTTATAAGGCATGGGAGAAGAGGAATGAAAT tgaTTTCTGTGCAGCTGATGATGATTTTAGAAACCAGTTCAAGGTTCCTCCCTTTCAGGACTGCATGCTAAGTTTCCTGGGATTCTCTGATGATGAGAAAGCTAACATGGAAGAAATGACAGAAATGCAAG GAGGACATTATTTACCAGTTGGTGATGAAAGGTGTACGCACTTGGTGGTTGAAGAAAGTACAGTAAAAGATCTTCCATTTGAACCTTTAAAAAAACTTTATGTTGTGAAGCAAGAG tgGTTTTGGGGAAGCATTCAAATGGATGCCAGAGCTGGGGAGTCCATGTATTTATTTGAGAAG TCAGAGAGTCCTGATTTCAAGAAGTCGGTGTcgctgctgtccctgagcacGCCCAACAGCAACCGCAAACGGCGCCGCTTGAAAGAGACTCTGGCCCAGCTGACCAGGGAAACAGACCTGTCCCCCTTCCCTCCTCGGAAACGCCCCTCAGCTGAACATTCCCTCTCCATTGGCTCCTTGCTGGATATTTCCAACACTCCAGAGTCAAGCACTGCCAATGGAG AAACACCAAAGTCCTGTGCAAGACCTTCCAAAAACTCCACTCCTCTTCCTCTCAAGCAGTCTGCAAGATGGCAGGTTGCAAAAGAATTGTATCAGACAGAAAGTAACTATGTTGATATTCTGACAACAATTATTCAG TTGTTTCAAGTTCCTTTGGAGAAGGAAGGACAACTTGGGGGACCAATCCTTGCACAGGAAGAGATCAAGACCATATTTGGCAGCATTCCAGATATTCTTGATGTGCACACTAAAATCAAG GAAGACCTGGAAGATCTTATGATAAACTGGACTGAAAGCAAAAGTATTGGCGACATCATTCTCAAATAT TCAAAAGACTTGTTGAAAACATACCCTCCGTTTGTGAATTTCTTTGAAATGAGCAAGGAGACGATTACAAGATGTGAAAAGCAGAAACCAAGGTTTCATGCCTTCCTAAAG atAAATCAAGCCAAACCTGAATGTGGCCGCCAAAGCCTCGCTGAGCTCCTTATCCGTCCTGTGCAAAGGCTGCCCAGTGTTGCCTTACTACTGAATG atATTAAGAAACATACAGCAGAAGAGAACCCAGATAAAATAACTCTAGAGAGAGCTATTGAATCATTAAAGGAGGTGATGAC ACACATTAatgaagacaaaagaaaaacagaggcaCAAAGGCAGTTCTTTGATGTTGTCTATGAAGTGGATGGATGTCCA GCCAATCTCCTGTCCTCCCACCGCAGCTTGGTGCAGCGTCTGGAAactgtggcacttggggatgaCATCTGTGACAGGGGAGAGCAGGTCACACTCTTTCTGTTCAATGATTGCCTAGAG ATTGCGAGGAAACGACATAAAGTTATTGGAGCTTTCAAGAGTCCCCATGGCCACACAAGGCCTCCTGCATCTCTCAAGCATGTTGTTCTCATGCCTCTCTCCCAGATCAAGAAAGTCTTGGACATCAGGGAGACAGAAG ATTGCCAGAAAGCTTTTGCCTTAGTGGTGAGGCCACCTACAGAACTCAACAACAAGCTGCTCAGTTTCCAGATGACAACTGAAGACCCTTGCAAGGAGGACTGGCTGAAGATGCTGTGTCGGCACGTGGCCAACACGATTTGCAAAGCAGATGCA GAAAATCTCATTTATGTTGCTGATCCTGATTCAGTTGAAGTAAATACTAAAGATATGGACAGTACTTTAAGCAGAGCATCCAgagcaataaagaaaacatcaaaaaag GTCACAAGAGCCTTTTCGTTCTCCAAAACGCCCAAGCGAGCGCTGCGCAGGGCTCTGATGTCCCACAGCGCCACGGAAGGGCGGAGCCCCAGCTGCAGCGAGAGTTTCATCGGCAGCCGCCTGACCAGCGCCTCCTCCCTGGCG
- the ECT2 gene encoding protein ECT2 isoform X5: MADSSTLVSETGRSLLADSSVLESKMIETSKENVFRAAVLDVEEEMPQIETRVVLVQEAGKREELQKALETIKIMEVPVIKIKESSPDKSEEKLIKSIIHMAIKMPYIKTDTIEELGDSDSPEFETIFVVSDFQAPIFSNLCKADCRVIGPPVLLHCAQKGEPLPFSCRPLYCASMLNLVLCFTGFRKKDELVKLVTLVHHMGGIIRRDFSSKVTHLVANSTHGDKFRIAVSLGIPIVKAEWIYKAWEKRNEIDFCAADDDFRNQFKVPPFQDCMLSFLGFSDDEKANMEEMTEMQGGHYLPVGDERCTHLVVEESTVKDLPFEPLKKLYVVKQEWFWGSIQMDARAGESMYLFEKSESPDFKKSVSLLSLSTPNSNRKRRRLKETLAQLTRETDLSPFPPRKRPSAEHSLSIGSLLDISNTPESSTANGETPKSCARPSKNSTPLPLKQSARWQVAKELYQTESNYVDILTTIIQLFQVPLEKEGQLGGPILAQEEIKTIFGSIPDILDVHTKIKEDLEDLMINWTESKSIGDIILKYSKDLLKTYPPFVNFFEMSKETITRCEKQKPRFHAFLKINQAKPECGRQSLAELLIRPVQRLPSVALLLNDIKKHTAEENPDKITLERAIESLKEVMTHINEDKRKTEAQRQFFDVVYEVDGCPANLLSSHRSLVQRLETVALGDDICDRGEQVTLFLFNDCLEIARKRHKVIGAFKSPHGHTRPPASLKHVVLMPLSQIKKVLDIRETEDCQKAFALVVRPPTELNNKLLSFQMTTEDPCKEDWLKMLCRHVANTICKADAENLIYVADPDSVEVNTKDMDSTLSRASRAIKKTSKKVTRAFSFSKTPKRALRRALMSHSATEGRSPSCSESFIGSRLTSASSLALLPPVLMLEVITGVVLGNSVHQILTEVSKES; the protein is encoded by the exons ATGGCTGACAGCAGTACTCTGGTGTCTGAAACTGGGAGGAGCCTCTTGGCTGATTCTTCTGTTCTTGAGTCAAAAATGATAGAAACCTCCAAAGAGAATGTATTCCGTGCAGCTGTTCTGGATGTTGAAG AAGAAATGCCTCAAATAGAAACAAGAGTGGTTTTGGTTCAGGAAGCAGGGAAACGTGAGGAGCTTCAGAAAGCCTTGGAG ACCATTAAGATAATGGAAGTACCTGTTATAAAGATAAAGGAAAGTAGCCCTGAtaaatcagaagaaaaactaataaaaaGTATTATTCATATG GCAATTAAAATGCCCTACATAAAGACAGACACAATAGAAGAGCTTGGAGATTCTGATTCCCCTGAATTTGAGACGATCTTCGTTGTGTCAGACTTCCAAGCTCCCATCTTCAGCAACCTCTGCAAGGCAGACTGCAGAGTCATCGGGCCGCCGGTGCTGCTGCACTGTGCACAGAAAGGAGAG CCTTTACCTTTCTCCTGCCGTCCACTGTACTGTGCAAGTATGTTGAACTTGGTACTGTGCTTTACAGGATTCAGAAAGAAAGATGAATTA gttAAGCTTGTGACCTTGGTTCATCACATGGGTGGAATTATTAGAAGGGACTTCAGCTCAAAAGTTACTCATCTGGTGGCAAATTCAACACATGGAGACAAATTCAGA ATTGCTGTAAGCCTTGGTATTCCTATTGTGAAAGCAGAGTGGATTTATAAGGCATGGGAGAAGAGGAATGAAAT tgaTTTCTGTGCAGCTGATGATGATTTTAGAAACCAGTTCAAGGTTCCTCCCTTTCAGGACTGCATGCTAAGTTTCCTGGGATTCTCTGATGATGAGAAAGCTAACATGGAAGAAATGACAGAAATGCAAG GAGGACATTATTTACCAGTTGGTGATGAAAGGTGTACGCACTTGGTGGTTGAAGAAAGTACAGTAAAAGATCTTCCATTTGAACCTTTAAAAAAACTTTATGTTGTGAAGCAAGAG tgGTTTTGGGGAAGCATTCAAATGGATGCCAGAGCTGGGGAGTCCATGTATTTATTTGAGAAG TCAGAGAGTCCTGATTTCAAGAAGTCGGTGTcgctgctgtccctgagcacGCCCAACAGCAACCGCAAACGGCGCCGCTTGAAAGAGACTCTGGCCCAGCTGACCAGGGAAACAGACCTGTCCCCCTTCCCTCCTCGGAAACGCCCCTCAGCTGAACATTCCCTCTCCATTGGCTCCTTGCTGGATATTTCCAACACTCCAGAGTCAAGCACTGCCAATGGAG AAACACCAAAGTCCTGTGCAAGACCTTCCAAAAACTCCACTCCTCTTCCTCTCAAGCAGTCTGCAAGATGGCAGGTTGCAAAAGAATTGTATCAGACAGAAAGTAACTATGTTGATATTCTGACAACAATTATTCAG TTGTTTCAAGTTCCTTTGGAGAAGGAAGGACAACTTGGGGGACCAATCCTTGCACAGGAAGAGATCAAGACCATATTTGGCAGCATTCCAGATATTCTTGATGTGCACACTAAAATCAAG GAAGACCTGGAAGATCTTATGATAAACTGGACTGAAAGCAAAAGTATTGGCGACATCATTCTCAAATAT TCAAAAGACTTGTTGAAAACATACCCTCCGTTTGTGAATTTCTTTGAAATGAGCAAGGAGACGATTACAAGATGTGAAAAGCAGAAACCAAGGTTTCATGCCTTCCTAAAG atAAATCAAGCCAAACCTGAATGTGGCCGCCAAAGCCTCGCTGAGCTCCTTATCCGTCCTGTGCAAAGGCTGCCCAGTGTTGCCTTACTACTGAATG atATTAAGAAACATACAGCAGAAGAGAACCCAGATAAAATAACTCTAGAGAGAGCTATTGAATCATTAAAGGAGGTGATGAC ACACATTAatgaagacaaaagaaaaacagaggcaCAAAGGCAGTTCTTTGATGTTGTCTATGAAGTGGATGGATGTCCA GCCAATCTCCTGTCCTCCCACCGCAGCTTGGTGCAGCGTCTGGAAactgtggcacttggggatgaCATCTGTGACAGGGGAGAGCAGGTCACACTCTTTCTGTTCAATGATTGCCTAGAG ATTGCGAGGAAACGACATAAAGTTATTGGAGCTTTCAAGAGTCCCCATGGCCACACAAGGCCTCCTGCATCTCTCAAGCATGTTGTTCTCATGCCTCTCTCCCAGATCAAGAAAGTCTTGGACATCAGGGAGACAGAAG ATTGCCAGAAAGCTTTTGCCTTAGTGGTGAGGCCACCTACAGAACTCAACAACAAGCTGCTCAGTTTCCAGATGACAACTGAAGACCCTTGCAAGGAGGACTGGCTGAAGATGCTGTGTCGGCACGTGGCCAACACGATTTGCAAAGCAGATGCA GAAAATCTCATTTATGTTGCTGATCCTGATTCAGTTGAAGTAAATACTAAAGATATGGACAGTACTTTAAGCAGAGCATCCAgagcaataaagaaaacatcaaaaaag GTCACAAGAGCCTTTTCGTTCTCCAAAACGCCCAAGCGAGCGCTGCGCAGGGCTCTGATGTCCCACAGCGCCACGGAAGGGCGGAGCCCCAGCTGCAGCGAGAGTTTCATCGGCAGCCGCCTGACCAGCGCCTCCTCCCTGGCG
- the ECT2 gene encoding protein ECT2 isoform X6, with protein MADSSTLVSETGRSLLADSSVLESKMIETSKENVFRAAVLDVEEEMPQIETRVVLVQEAGKREELQKALETIKIMEVPVIKIKESSPDKSEEKLIKSIIHMAIKMPYIKTDTIEELGDSDSPEFETIFVVSDFQAPIFSNLCKADCRVIGPPVLLHCAQKGEPLPFSCRPLYCASMLNLVLCFTGFRKKDELVKLVTLVHHMGGIIRRDFSSKVTHLVANSTHGDKFRIAVSLGIPIVKAEWIYKAWEKRNEIDFCAADDDFRNQFKVPPFQDCMLSFLGFSDDEKANMEEMTEMQGGHYLPVGDERCTHLVVEESTVKDLPFEPLKKLYVVKQEWFWGSIQMDARAGESMYLFEKSESPDFKKSVSLLSLSTPNSNRKRRRLKETLAQLTRETDLSPFPPRKRPSAEHSLSIGSLLDISNTPESSTANGETPKSCARPSKNSTPLPLKQSARWQVAKELYQTESNYVDILTTIIQLFQVPLEKEGQLGGPILAQEEIKTIFGSIPDILDVHTKIKEDLEDLMINWTESKSIGDIILKYSKDLLKTYPPFVNFFEMSKETITRCEKQKPRFHAFLKINQAKPECGRQSLAELLIRPVQRLPSVALLLNDIKKHTAEENPDKITLERAIESLKEVMTHINEDKRKTEAQRQFFDVVYEVDGCPANLLSSHRSLVQRLETVALGDDICDRGEQVTLFLFNDCLEIARKRHKVIGAFKSPHGHTRPPASLKHVVLMPLSQIKKVLDIRETEDCQKAFALVVRPPTELNNKLLSFQMTTEDPCKEDWLKMLCRHVANTICKADAENLIYVADPDSVEVNTKDMDSTLSRASRAIKKTSKKVTRAFSFSKTPKRALRRALMSHSATEGRSPSCSESFIGSRLTSASSLAGVHSPSLVSLPSIFEKRSHTLSRSTTHLV; from the exons ATGGCTGACAGCAGTACTCTGGTGTCTGAAACTGGGAGGAGCCTCTTGGCTGATTCTTCTGTTCTTGAGTCAAAAATGATAGAAACCTCCAAAGAGAATGTATTCCGTGCAGCTGTTCTGGATGTTGAAG AAGAAATGCCTCAAATAGAAACAAGAGTGGTTTTGGTTCAGGAAGCAGGGAAACGTGAGGAGCTTCAGAAAGCCTTGGAG ACCATTAAGATAATGGAAGTACCTGTTATAAAGATAAAGGAAAGTAGCCCTGAtaaatcagaagaaaaactaataaaaaGTATTATTCATATG GCAATTAAAATGCCCTACATAAAGACAGACACAATAGAAGAGCTTGGAGATTCTGATTCCCCTGAATTTGAGACGATCTTCGTTGTGTCAGACTTCCAAGCTCCCATCTTCAGCAACCTCTGCAAGGCAGACTGCAGAGTCATCGGGCCGCCGGTGCTGCTGCACTGTGCACAGAAAGGAGAG CCTTTACCTTTCTCCTGCCGTCCACTGTACTGTGCAAGTATGTTGAACTTGGTACTGTGCTTTACAGGATTCAGAAAGAAAGATGAATTA gttAAGCTTGTGACCTTGGTTCATCACATGGGTGGAATTATTAGAAGGGACTTCAGCTCAAAAGTTACTCATCTGGTGGCAAATTCAACACATGGAGACAAATTCAGA ATTGCTGTAAGCCTTGGTATTCCTATTGTGAAAGCAGAGTGGATTTATAAGGCATGGGAGAAGAGGAATGAAAT tgaTTTCTGTGCAGCTGATGATGATTTTAGAAACCAGTTCAAGGTTCCTCCCTTTCAGGACTGCATGCTAAGTTTCCTGGGATTCTCTGATGATGAGAAAGCTAACATGGAAGAAATGACAGAAATGCAAG GAGGACATTATTTACCAGTTGGTGATGAAAGGTGTACGCACTTGGTGGTTGAAGAAAGTACAGTAAAAGATCTTCCATTTGAACCTTTAAAAAAACTTTATGTTGTGAAGCAAGAG tgGTTTTGGGGAAGCATTCAAATGGATGCCAGAGCTGGGGAGTCCATGTATTTATTTGAGAAG TCAGAGAGTCCTGATTTCAAGAAGTCGGTGTcgctgctgtccctgagcacGCCCAACAGCAACCGCAAACGGCGCCGCTTGAAAGAGACTCTGGCCCAGCTGACCAGGGAAACAGACCTGTCCCCCTTCCCTCCTCGGAAACGCCCCTCAGCTGAACATTCCCTCTCCATTGGCTCCTTGCTGGATATTTCCAACACTCCAGAGTCAAGCACTGCCAATGGAG AAACACCAAAGTCCTGTGCAAGACCTTCCAAAAACTCCACTCCTCTTCCTCTCAAGCAGTCTGCAAGATGGCAGGTTGCAAAAGAATTGTATCAGACAGAAAGTAACTATGTTGATATTCTGACAACAATTATTCAG TTGTTTCAAGTTCCTTTGGAGAAGGAAGGACAACTTGGGGGACCAATCCTTGCACAGGAAGAGATCAAGACCATATTTGGCAGCATTCCAGATATTCTTGATGTGCACACTAAAATCAAG GAAGACCTGGAAGATCTTATGATAAACTGGACTGAAAGCAAAAGTATTGGCGACATCATTCTCAAATAT TCAAAAGACTTGTTGAAAACATACCCTCCGTTTGTGAATTTCTTTGAAATGAGCAAGGAGACGATTACAAGATGTGAAAAGCAGAAACCAAGGTTTCATGCCTTCCTAAAG atAAATCAAGCCAAACCTGAATGTGGCCGCCAAAGCCTCGCTGAGCTCCTTATCCGTCCTGTGCAAAGGCTGCCCAGTGTTGCCTTACTACTGAATG atATTAAGAAACATACAGCAGAAGAGAACCCAGATAAAATAACTCTAGAGAGAGCTATTGAATCATTAAAGGAGGTGATGAC ACACATTAatgaagacaaaagaaaaacagaggcaCAAAGGCAGTTCTTTGATGTTGTCTATGAAGTGGATGGATGTCCA GCCAATCTCCTGTCCTCCCACCGCAGCTTGGTGCAGCGTCTGGAAactgtggcacttggggatgaCATCTGTGACAGGGGAGAGCAGGTCACACTCTTTCTGTTCAATGATTGCCTAGAG ATTGCGAGGAAACGACATAAAGTTATTGGAGCTTTCAAGAGTCCCCATGGCCACACAAGGCCTCCTGCATCTCTCAAGCATGTTGTTCTCATGCCTCTCTCCCAGATCAAGAAAGTCTTGGACATCAGGGAGACAGAAG ATTGCCAGAAAGCTTTTGCCTTAGTGGTGAGGCCACCTACAGAACTCAACAACAAGCTGCTCAGTTTCCAGATGACAACTGAAGACCCTTGCAAGGAGGACTGGCTGAAGATGCTGTGTCGGCACGTGGCCAACACGATTTGCAAAGCAGATGCA GAAAATCTCATTTATGTTGCTGATCCTGATTCAGTTGAAGTAAATACTAAAGATATGGACAGTACTTTAAGCAGAGCATCCAgagcaataaagaaaacatcaaaaaag GTCACAAGAGCCTTTTCGTTCTCCAAAACGCCCAAGCGAGCGCTGCGCAGGGCTCTGATGTCCCACAGCGCCACGGAAGGGCGGAGCCCCAGCTGCAGCGAGAGTTTCATCGGCAGCCGCCTGACCAGCGCCTCCTCCCTGGCG
- the ECT2 gene encoding protein ECT2 isoform X7 gives MADSSTLVSETGRSLLADSSVLESKMIETSKENVFRAAVLDVEEEMPQIETRVVLVQEAGKREELQKALEAIKMPYIKTDTIEELGDSDSPEFETIFVVSDFQAPIFSNLCKADCRVIGPPVLLHCAQKGEPLPFSCRPLYCASMLNLVLCFTGFRKKDELVKLVTLVHHMGGIIRRDFSSKVTHLVANSTHGDKFRIAVSLGIPIVKAEWIYKAWEKRNEIDFCAADDDFRNQFKVPPFQDCMLSFLGFSDDEKANMEEMTEMQGGHYLPVGDERCTHLVVEESTVKDLPFEPLKKLYVVKQEWFWGSIQMDARAGESMYLFEKSESPDFKKSVSLLSLSTPNSNRKRRRLKETLAQLTRETDLSPFPPRKRPSAEHSLSIGSLLDISNTPESSTANGETPKSCARPSKNSTPLPLKQSARWQVAKELYQTESNYVDILTTIIQLFQVPLEKEGQLGGPILAQEEIKTIFGSIPDILDVHTKIKEDLEDLMINWTESKSIGDIILKYSKDLLKTYPPFVNFFEMSKETITRCEKQKPRFHAFLKINQAKPECGRQSLAELLIRPVQRLPSVALLLNDIKKHTAEENPDKITLERAIESLKEVMTHINEDKRKTEAQRQFFDVVYEVDGCPANLLSSHRSLVQRLETVALGDDICDRGEQVTLFLFNDCLEIARKRHKVIGAFKSPHGHTRPPASLKHVVLMPLSQIKKVLDIRETEDCQKAFALVVRPPTELNNKLLSFQMTTEDPCKEDWLKMLCRHVANTICKADAENLIYVADPDSVEVNTKDMDSTLSRASRAIKKTSKKVTRAFSFSKTPKRALRRALMSHSATEGRSPSCSESFIGSRLTSASSLAGVHSPSLVSLPSIFEKRSHTLSRSTTHLV, from the exons ATGGCTGACAGCAGTACTCTGGTGTCTGAAACTGGGAGGAGCCTCTTGGCTGATTCTTCTGTTCTTGAGTCAAAAATGATAGAAACCTCCAAAGAGAATGTATTCCGTGCAGCTGTTCTGGATGTTGAAG AAGAAATGCCTCAAATAGAAACAAGAGTGGTTTTGGTTCAGGAAGCAGGGAAACGTGAGGAGCTTCAGAAAGCCTTGGAG GCAATTAAAATGCCCTACATAAAGACAGACACAATAGAAGAGCTTGGAGATTCTGATTCCCCTGAATTTGAGACGATCTTCGTTGTGTCAGACTTCCAAGCTCCCATCTTCAGCAACCTCTGCAAGGCAGACTGCAGAGTCATCGGGCCGCCGGTGCTGCTGCACTGTGCACAGAAAGGAGAG CCTTTACCTTTCTCCTGCCGTCCACTGTACTGTGCAAGTATGTTGAACTTGGTACTGTGCTTTACAGGATTCAGAAAGAAAGATGAATTA gttAAGCTTGTGACCTTGGTTCATCACATGGGTGGAATTATTAGAAGGGACTTCAGCTCAAAAGTTACTCATCTGGTGGCAAATTCAACACATGGAGACAAATTCAGA ATTGCTGTAAGCCTTGGTATTCCTATTGTGAAAGCAGAGTGGATTTATAAGGCATGGGAGAAGAGGAATGAAAT tgaTTTCTGTGCAGCTGATGATGATTTTAGAAACCAGTTCAAGGTTCCTCCCTTTCAGGACTGCATGCTAAGTTTCCTGGGATTCTCTGATGATGAGAAAGCTAACATGGAAGAAATGACAGAAATGCAAG GAGGACATTATTTACCAGTTGGTGATGAAAGGTGTACGCACTTGGTGGTTGAAGAAAGTACAGTAAAAGATCTTCCATTTGAACCTTTAAAAAAACTTTATGTTGTGAAGCAAGAG tgGTTTTGGGGAAGCATTCAAATGGATGCCAGAGCTGGGGAGTCCATGTATTTATTTGAGAAG TCAGAGAGTCCTGATTTCAAGAAGTCGGTGTcgctgctgtccctgagcacGCCCAACAGCAACCGCAAACGGCGCCGCTTGAAAGAGACTCTGGCCCAGCTGACCAGGGAAACAGACCTGTCCCCCTTCCCTCCTCGGAAACGCCCCTCAGCTGAACATTCCCTCTCCATTGGCTCCTTGCTGGATATTTCCAACACTCCAGAGTCAAGCACTGCCAATGGAG AAACACCAAAGTCCTGTGCAAGACCTTCCAAAAACTCCACTCCTCTTCCTCTCAAGCAGTCTGCAAGATGGCAGGTTGCAAAAGAATTGTATCAGACAGAAAGTAACTATGTTGATATTCTGACAACAATTATTCAG TTGTTTCAAGTTCCTTTGGAGAAGGAAGGACAACTTGGGGGACCAATCCTTGCACAGGAAGAGATCAAGACCATATTTGGCAGCATTCCAGATATTCTTGATGTGCACACTAAAATCAAG GAAGACCTGGAAGATCTTATGATAAACTGGACTGAAAGCAAAAGTATTGGCGACATCATTCTCAAATAT TCAAAAGACTTGTTGAAAACATACCCTCCGTTTGTGAATTTCTTTGAAATGAGCAAGGAGACGATTACAAGATGTGAAAAGCAGAAACCAAGGTTTCATGCCTTCCTAAAG atAAATCAAGCCAAACCTGAATGTGGCCGCCAAAGCCTCGCTGAGCTCCTTATCCGTCCTGTGCAAAGGCTGCCCAGTGTTGCCTTACTACTGAATG atATTAAGAAACATACAGCAGAAGAGAACCCAGATAAAATAACTCTAGAGAGAGCTATTGAATCATTAAAGGAGGTGATGAC ACACATTAatgaagacaaaagaaaaacagaggcaCAAAGGCAGTTCTTTGATGTTGTCTATGAAGTGGATGGATGTCCA GCCAATCTCCTGTCCTCCCACCGCAGCTTGGTGCAGCGTCTGGAAactgtggcacttggggatgaCATCTGTGACAGGGGAGAGCAGGTCACACTCTTTCTGTTCAATGATTGCCTAGAG ATTGCGAGGAAACGACATAAAGTTATTGGAGCTTTCAAGAGTCCCCATGGCCACACAAGGCCTCCTGCATCTCTCAAGCATGTTGTTCTCATGCCTCTCTCCCAGATCAAGAAAGTCTTGGACATCAGGGAGACAGAAG ATTGCCAGAAAGCTTTTGCCTTAGTGGTGAGGCCACCTACAGAACTCAACAACAAGCTGCTCAGTTTCCAGATGACAACTGAAGACCCTTGCAAGGAGGACTGGCTGAAGATGCTGTGTCGGCACGTGGCCAACACGATTTGCAAAGCAGATGCA GAAAATCTCATTTATGTTGCTGATCCTGATTCAGTTGAAGTAAATACTAAAGATATGGACAGTACTTTAAGCAGAGCATCCAgagcaataaagaaaacatcaaaaaag GTCACAAGAGCCTTTTCGTTCTCCAAAACGCCCAAGCGAGCGCTGCGCAGGGCTCTGATGTCCCACAGCGCCACGGAAGGGCGGAGCCCCAGCTGCAGCGAGAGTTTCATCGGCAGCCGCCTGACCAGCGCCTCCTCCCTGGCG